TCCTATAAAGGTAATACACCAATGGGTTAAAAATTCGAGTTCAAAACTTCTGAGCGGATTATTCATCTGTCTGTGAGCTGCACTTTAAACGTCGCGTCTAACATCGTTCCAACTTTTAAGCCTACCGGCTTTTTCATCCGCTTCAGCCTGTTCCAAGCTTTTGACGATTTCAGGATCGCTTGCCAATTCGTAAGTTGCTTCCCAGGCTTCCTTATCGTAGAAATAATTCATATAATCAATAGCGGCTCTGAGCTTTTCAGTTGGAAGTTTCTCGATTAACATCACTGCCTGCTGCTGGAGGTTTGATTTCTTCATCACGGAATTCCTTAGAGGGTTGACTTTTCCTCAGTTTGTCATGAGTTAATAAGTTATCAAAACTCCGAACCGTTGTCAAGTAAGAAGTCGGGAATCGGAGTTCCCTCCTACAGAAGAGCTAAATGTCCCTGAAGCCGTCCTTCATGAAACCGCGCCCTTGACAGCAACTGACTGCTGACTGCCATTATTCGCCGGTGTAGAGTTTCCCGAAATAGGGACGGTAGCCTGCGGGTCCAGGGTAACCATTCCAGTAGTGGGCATCAGCAGGGAAAGAGACCTCACCGCCACTCCGAAGCCATGCCATGAGGGCGGGATCGGTGCCGCGGCGTTCTATTTCATCAATAGCGGCAGCGTGCAGTTTGGCGACAACATCGGGATGTTCGTTCGCAACGTCGTCTAATTCACCGAGCCGGACGAGTCTTGAATTTTCAGGTTTCGTCCCGACCTCTAAACTCCACTCACGATCAAAGACAGTGAAGAGATTGAGATTTGGGTTCTCTGTGCTGTTCTCCCATCGCTCAATACTGCCACCTGAGAGTGCGAGTTGCCTTTCACCGGATTCCCCATTACGCGCTGGGGTTAAGATGTCGTGTCCTTCAATGCCATCGGGACGCGCTTCACCTAAAATATTGAGAATTGTTGGGAAGAAGTCTTGCGGTTGGACAATGACGTTGCTTCTCCCTGTACTTCCTTCGGGCAGTCGAATAAAGAGCGGAACATGCGCCTCCTGCTGACGGACGGGTTGCCCTTTACCAAATCTACCACGCTCACCGACATTTGTGCCGTGGTCAGCGGTAAAGATGACAGCGGTATTCTTGTCAAGCCCTGTGGATTCAAGTGCGTCGAGGAATTGTCCGAAGCAGTGGTCCATCCATGTCGTTTTCGCGGCGTATTGCGCTTTGATGTGTTGTTTCGCTTCATCCGAAAGTTTCGCATTACCCCGTGCCCCGAGGCTGCGCGGATCGACGCGTCCATCGTAATCGGGACGAGTATCGTATTTTTTCATGAACTCAAGCGGCGCGTCCCAAGGCTCGTGTGGATCGAAGCAGTCTACCCAGAGGAAGAAATTGTCTCGCTTGGCGTTGTCTTTAAGGAATTGTGCAGCGGTGTTGAAGAGTCTTGCGCAGTTCCAATCTTCAGGTTTCTTGCGGTTTCTGTTTGCGCGTGCGTAGCTGCGGAGCATCCCTGATTCAGCGGCCTTGTCATCAATAGAATCAAAGAGAGGTTGACGTGTCCAGTTATCGGGCCACACGACAGTATCAGATATCCAGTCTCTATCGACCTCCGCCCCGCGAACGAACGTCCATGCGTGGAAGGGCCAGTCAAAGTTATGCCCGCCATTGACGAGATGCGGTGTATCGTGAATGAGTTGCGTGGCGTAGCCGTTTCCTGCGAGTGTCCACGGTAGAGTTTGGCGTTCGTGACGGAGCGGTTTCCACGGGTGGATGGGCGCGCCGTATTGCCCAGTGATGACATCAGTGCGATAGGGAATCGTTGGGAAACTGGCGCAGAAAGTGTAGTCAAAAGCCAAAGCTTCCGAAGCAAATCGATCGATGTTGGGTGTTTCTATCCAGTCGTTTCCGTTTGCACCGATATAGTCGTAGCGGAGTGTATCAATAACAATATAAGCGAGATTCATTTTTTAATTATACCTTGCGGATAAGTAACGGAACTTGTAACTTAACGGTTTCCGTGTTCGAGTTGAAGAAACGCCCAAGCAAAAACTCCGCGCCGTTGTTGCGGGCTTATGGTTGTGTTTTACACGAAAACCTACTCTATTGATCACTGATCCTGATACCTAACGACTTTACCATTTTGGGATTGCGCCGAGTAAGAGTTGCTGTTGCGGTGTGCCGTCTTCTCGGAGTTTTGTGACGCGAGGCCCATCAAAAGGTTCACGCGATTTCATCCACGCGTTTTGGTAGCACATCAGGCAGACGCGTCGACGTTGTGACGAATTGTTAGCGGCACCCCGATGCCAAGTCCATCCGTCGAACATAACCGCTTGACCGGGAGAGACAAGCACCCGTTTTTCATCAGGCAATTCGACAGGCGTCGGTGGTGGACGGAAGGGTGCCCTATGGCTGCCGGGTTGGATAACCGTAGGACCGTTATCATCCGTAACCTCGTCAAGGTAATACCCGCAGTTAATTTGTGCGGGGAGACTTCCGTAAGGCGTTCCGTTCGGTGCGACGGGCCAGGGACCATCGCGATGCCAATGCTGGTCTGGCGTTCCGGGTTCGGTGATGCGTGCCGTCGCGCTGTGGAGTTGGACACAGGTGCCTAATATAGCCTCCATCCGCTTTAGAACAGGCGGGTTGTCTAACAGGAACGCGAACCGATCGTCTTCCTCAAGGAGTTCACCAATGAATTGGCTTTTGTCGTTGCGTTCGTAACTTTCATCGAGTGCCTGACGTAATGACTCAATCTGTTCTGGTGTCGCGGCGTTATCGACGACGAGGTATCCCCAATTCAGGAAAAAGTTGACCTCTTGTTGCAGTTGGTGATCCAGTTCAACGTTGAGTGTTGGCGGCACTACACTTGGGCTTGCCATCGGTTATCCCTCCTTTATCGCTTCCTGATCCGCTGTAGTCCACTCTTCCCAGCGTTCTTCGTCGGCGCGGAGGAAGCCGGAGTTACATCGGGGTTGGAGTTGCTCGTCCACACCGAGAAGTCGCATGTGTTGATGATTATTGGCGGCTTTCGCAGTCTCCAACAACTTTTGGGTATGCGGACCCGTGTGATGATCGGTGTGTTTCAGCCATGTCAGGTTATAATAAATGCTGAAGAAATAGCGTAAGTTTCCAGAGGTATTCGGTGTGCCGGAGTGGATGAGTCCGTTATGCGTGATGACGACATCGCCAGCTTTCATGTGGACCAGTGTTTCGTCGGGATGCGGGACGGCACGTTGCGAATCTTCCATGGTAATCGGCTTCCGATGCGAGCCAACAATGACACGGAGGGGTCCATATTCATGGGTCAAATCCTGCAAATAGGATATAGCATTGATGGCGTTCGGGCGATGATAAGCATCGGTAAAAGGGACGTGTGCCCAGCGATCACGGTGCCACCCAGA
The DNA window shown above is from Candidatus Poribacteria bacterium and carries:
- a CDS encoding sulfatase; the encoded protein is MNLAYIVIDTLRYDYIGANGNDWIETPNIDRFASEALAFDYTFCASFPTIPYRTDVITGQYGAPIHPWKPLRHERQTLPWTLAGNGYATQLIHDTPHLVNGGHNFDWPFHAWTFVRGAEVDRDWISDTVVWPDNWTRQPLFDSIDDKAAESGMLRSYARANRNRKKPEDWNCARLFNTAAQFLKDNAKRDNFFLWVDCFDPHEPWDAPLEFMKKYDTRPDYDGRVDPRSLGARGNAKLSDEAKQHIKAQYAAKTTWMDHCFGQFLDALESTGLDKNTAVIFTADHGTNVGERGRFGKGQPVRQQEAHVPLFIRLPEGSTGRSNVIVQPQDFFPTILNILGEARPDGIEGHDILTPARNGESGERQLALSGGSIERWENSTENPNLNLFTVFDREWSLEVGTKPENSRLVRLGELDDVANEHPDVVAKLHAAAIDEIERRGTDPALMAWLRSGGEVSFPADAHYWNGYPGPAGYRPYFGKLYTGE
- a CDS encoding phytanoyl-CoA dioxygenase family protein — encoded protein: MASPSVVPPTLNVELDHQLQQEVNFFLNWGYLVVDNAATPEQIESLRQALDESYERNDKSQFIGELLEEDDRFAFLLDNPPVLKRMEAILGTCVQLHSATARITEPGTPDQHWHRDGPWPVAPNGTPYGSLPAQINCGYYLDEVTDDNGPTVIQPGSHRAPFRPPPTPVELPDEKRVLVSPGQAVMFDGWTWHRGAANNSSQRRRVCLMCYQNAWMKSREPFDGPRVTKLREDGTPQQQLLLGAIPKW
- a CDS encoding phytanoyl-CoA dioxygenase family protein, whose translation is MATLDEHFEAYKTNGFTIFEKVFDEPQMQSWREKHQELSAANDGQMWFGNTLELAPELMWSAVSHPTILEFIEKVMGPFVQLDNLTLAAFASIEKEKAEGRVSGWHRDRWAHVPFTDAYHRPNAINAISYLQDLTHEYGPLRVIVGSHRKPITMEDSQRAVPHPDETLVHMKAGDVVITHNGLIHSGTPNTSGNLRYFFSIYYNLTWLKHTDHHTGPHTQKLLETAKAANNHQHMRLLGVDEQLQPRCNSGFLRADEERWEEWTTADQEAIKEG